A segment of the Leptolyngbya sp. NIES-3755 genome:
CGAAAGCTTTGAGTGTCACCCGCAACGCAGTCTTTGATCAATTCGCGTTCAGATTGATCTGGAGAATTCGATGAAGGAGTTGCTTGCACCGAAAAGGTTGAACTAATCCAAGAAATTGCTGCCGTTGTCACGGTTGGGAGTGCCCTTCAATTCAAGATACTGCTTAGACTCTGACTCGTTCAAAACGGTTCAAATCGATTAAAATCCGCTAGACTTGTACAAGAAATAGTACAAACAAAGCGCGAATGGATATTGTTTCTTTTAGCGAAGCAAGAAATAACCTGAAGGCTGTTTTAGATCGTGTGGTCGAAGATGCTGACTTTACAGTGATTACGCGACGGGACGCAGAGGATGTGGTTGTGATGTCGCTGGAGTTGTTTAATCGTTTGATGGAGACGGATTATCTGCTTAAATCTCCAGCAAATGCGGCTCATTTAGAGCGATCGATTGCTCAATACAAGCAAGGAAAGGCGATCGAACGGAACCTAGTGGATGAGTAGAAAGCTCGCTTGGACTGAAGAAGCCTGGAACGACTATGTCTATTGGCAAGGTCAAGATAAGAAGACGTTAAAGCGGATTAACAAACTGATTCAAGAGACTCTACGATCGCCCCTGGAGGGAATCGGAAAGCCAGAAGCACTCAGCGGCAATTTGACTGGGTTCTGGTCGCGTCGTATCGATGAAACGAATCGGCTAGTTTACGCAGTTGACGATGACTATCTCACGATTATTGCTTGTCGATACCACTACTCCGATTGAGAAGTAATAACTACGCCTCTCGGATTAATCCAGATGGCATAGGATTGAAAAGAAGAAAACATTCCTCCTAATCTATGTCTGCTTCGTCTCAAGTGGTTTTAATTACGGGTGCATCGGCGGGGATCGGAGCCGCACTCGCGCAATTGTTAGCCGATCGCTTTCCGGGGATCAAACTAATTCTTGCGGCTCGAAGTATTGATAAATTGGATCGAATTGCCGATCGCGCTCGTGAATCTGGGGCGGAAGTGCTGACGGTGGCGACGGATATGGGACAGCCAGAACAAGTGGAAGCGCTGGCGAAAACTGCGATCGACAAATTCGGACGTGTGGATGTTTTGGTGAATAACGCAGGATACGGACAGATGGGACCGATCGAGCTAATTCCGATCGAGTTAGTCCAACGACAGTTTCAGGTGAATGTGATTGGTGCGATCGGATTAATCCAAGCCTTGATTCCAGTGATGCGCGACCAAGGAGGCGGCAAAATTATTAACGTCAGTTCGCTTGGCGGTCGAATTGCGTTTCCGTTTTTTGGATTGTACAGTGCTTCTAAATTTGCGCTGGAATCGTTGAGTGATAGTTTGCGACGAGAATTAGTCCCGTTTAATATTCGTGTCAGTGTGATTGAACCGGGTCCGGTGACTACGGAATTTTTCGAGGTGGTTGAGCGTGAAGTGGATACCACCATGCCCGATGGACTGAATACGCCGTATCGGGCTGCATTTGAGAATTTAGGAAACTTGGATAGACTTACAAGAAGTCAGGCTTGGAGTTCGGAGCGAGTCGCGGCTGTGATTGTGAGAGCGATCGTAGCAAAGCGACCTCAGCCTCGATACATTGCAGCGACCGCTGGAGGCTTGACCATATTTATGATGACTAAGGTACTGCCGACATGGATCGTGGATCTCTTTTGGCAAAAATTCTACGCAATCGATCGCGTCGCCAAGGATTGGAAAACTCGTCAACCCTCCCTGTAATGGATCTCCTCGAATATCAAGCTAAGGATTTGTTTCGTGAAGTGGGAATTCCGGTTCTGCCTTCTCAACGTATCGAGCGTCCTACGGATTTGAAGGCGCTAAAGATTCCTTACCCGATCGCGCTTAAGTCTCAAGTGTATATGGGTGAGCGTGGTCGGGTTGGAGGAGTTCGGTTTGTGTCGAATACCATTGATGCGATCGCGGCGGCTCATTCAATTTTTAATCTGCCAATTGTGGGGGAATATCCCAAGGTGCTATTGGCAGAGGCGAAATACGAAGCGCAACAAGAACTTTATGTGGCAGTGGTTTTGAACCAGTCGATTCGGCGACCTGTGATTTTGGGATCGGCGAAAGGTGGCATTGATGTGCAAACAGCGATCGATGAAATGCAGCACGTTGTGATTGATCAAGATTTCTCTCCGTTTTATGCCCGTCGATTAGCTCTGAAAATGGGGCTGCAAGGAGATTTAATCAATTCGTTTAGCGAGATTGTTGAACGCATGTATTGGTTATTTGTCGATAAAGATCTGGATCTCGTTGAAATCAATCCTCTAGGTGTGAATGCCAAAGGCGAAATTATGGCGCTTGATGGCAAGATTACTGTCAACGATGCGGCACTGGGACGGCATCCAGCATTGGCAGCTTTGGATAATCGACCTCGAAAATTTGTCCTCGATCGCTTACCCGATTCGTTGACCACGATCGATCCCGATGGGCAAATTGCGGTTTTGTGTAATGGAGCCGCATTGACAATGGCAACAATGGATCTAATTAGTCAATCGGGTGGAAAGTTGCTGCACTATCTCAATATTGGCAGTGAAACGCATCACAGTTGGCAGCCAGAAACTTTGTGCGATCGATTAGAGCAAGGCTTGACGATGCTGGCGAAGAATAAACAAGTCAAAACGATTTTGGTGAATATTGTTGCAGGAGCGGTCGAGAGCGATCGAATTGCAGAAGCGATCGGGCGATTTCTCCGTCCGCCTGCACCCACGAGAGCCGTCAGCCAAGAACTAAAAATCAGCCGGGGTGCACCTTTACCAAAATTAGTCGTGCGATTGTTAGGAGCGAATCTAGAGGTAGCAAAAGAGTACCTAGCCTCGACTCCAGCCTTAATCATGGATGACTTGGATAGCGCGATCGCGCAATTAATCATTCTCACCAGGAAGAAAGATCCTTAACTTGGTATTAACCTTACGTTAACTAAAATATAATCAAGTACTTCCACGGATCTTTTTTTCCGCCTTCGAGTTACGTTTGGTGACTTTAGCGAATCTGGGGATTTGTGTTCTAGCTGACCCCTTTATAATTTGGGAAAGACGCAAGCTTCACCTGTATGTGGCTCGGAGAACGAATAAATCTGAGTCAATTCTATCCATTGTTCCGTAGCCCCCCTGATCGTCCGAATACTTCTGAGCTTGCAACCTGACTTTGGGACGGGTTGTAGTGCTTGAATTCACCGTTTATAGTTCTAGCAAAAAGCTCATTTTGAACAGTAATCGTCATCATTCTTCGGAATGATTTTCACTTAATACGTGCTTACCAACCTTATGAATTTTACGCCAGCCAGCAAGGTCATCGTGCAGGGCATTCTAGAGCCATTGGGAAAACTTTATGCGCCGCTGATGCAGGAGTATGGCACTCAAATTGTTGCAGGAATCAGCCCCGGACAAGGAGGACAGGCACTTTCAGGGATTCCTGTGTTTGATATGCTCGAACAGGCATTACCGAAGGTTGGAGCAGTAGATACGACGGTGATTTTTTCGCCTCCTTATGCGGCGTTGGATGCAGCACTCGAAGCGATCGCGGTCGGCATCAGACAAATTGTACTGATCAGCCAAGGAATTCCCCCTCTTGATATGGTACATCTGATCCGCAAAGCTGAGGCAACTGATACGCTGATTGTGGGTCCGAATAGTCCAGGCGTGATTGTCCCCGGACAGATGTTACTCGGAATTCATCCGCCAAACTTTTATCGACCCGGCTCGATCGGGCTTTTGAGTCGAAATGGAACCTTAACGTATGAAGTAGCTTGGACATTAACGCAAGCAGGATTTGGACAGTCGATCGCAGTGAGTTTAGGGGGCGATCAGATTACAGGTTCGACCTTTCCGCAGTGGCTCCAGATTTTAGATGAAGATGATCAGACGGATGTAATTGTGCTTGTCGGTGAGATTGGTGGAGATTATGAAGAAATTGCAGCCCATTACATTGCAGAAGCGATCGATAAACCTGTGATTGCGTATATTGCAGGTCGAAGCGCGCCACGAAATCGACGAATGGGACACGCAGGAGCCATTATTGATTCGCAGACTGCTAATTTGGGACCGGATTTAGGAACAGCGGAAAGTAAGATATCTGCATTTAAACGAGCAGGAATCCCAGTGGCTGAGAGACCGTCTGAGATTCCTGAGATTGTGAAACGAATTTTGAAAACGCCTGTGAGAAAGGCAATTTAATCTATGCTTCGGTTGCTTTTGCCAGTTCCGCAGGTTTCACGAATCCGCCATAGGCAGCCAAGATTGCAGTCAGCGCATTGAACCAGACATTGTTACCGTAGATCGGCATCAGTCCGAAAGTGGTATTCGTCGCAGGAATCAAGCCAAATAAGACGATCGCGGTATATGCGATCGCGAATCCTTGGTTGTACACCA
Coding sequences within it:
- a CDS encoding prevent-host-death protein (similar to AA sequence:cyanobase_aa:Synpcc7942_1208) encodes the protein MDIVSFSEARNNLKAVLDRVVEDADFTVITRRDAEDVVVMSLELFNRLMETDYLLKSPANAAHLERSIAQYKQGKAIERNLVDE
- a CDS encoding addiction module toxin, Txe/YoeB (similar to AA sequence:cyanobase_aa:Synpcc7942_1207), with protein sequence MSRKLAWTEEAWNDYVYWQGQDKKTLKRINKLIQETLRSPLEGIGKPEALSGNLTGFWSRRIDETNRLVYAVDDDYLTIIACRYHYSD
- a CDS encoding short-chain dehydrogenase/reductase SDR (similar to AA sequence:cyanobase_aa:LBDG_40140), which gives rise to MSASSQVVLITGASAGIGAALAQLLADRFPGIKLILAARSIDKLDRIADRARESGAEVLTVATDMGQPEQVEALAKTAIDKFGRVDVLVNNAGYGQMGPIELIPIELVQRQFQVNVIGAIGLIQALIPVMRDQGGGKIINVSSLGGRIAFPFFGLYSASKFALESLSDSLRRELVPFNIRVSVIEPGPVTTEFFEVVEREVDTTMPDGLNTPYRAAFENLGNLDRLTRSQAWSSERVAAVIVRAIVAKRPQPRYIAATAGGLTIFMMTKVLPTWIVDLFWQKFYAIDRVAKDWKTRQPSL
- a CDS encoding succinyl-CoA synthetase beta chain (similar to AA sequence:cyanobase_aa:LBDG_40150), coding for MDLLEYQAKDLFREVGIPVLPSQRIERPTDLKALKIPYPIALKSQVYMGERGRVGGVRFVSNTIDAIAAAHSIFNLPIVGEYPKVLLAEAKYEAQQELYVAVVLNQSIRRPVILGSAKGGIDVQTAIDEMQHVVIDQDFSPFYARRLALKMGLQGDLINSFSEIVERMYWLFVDKDLDLVEINPLGVNAKGEIMALDGKITVNDAALGRHPALAALDNRPRKFVLDRLPDSLTTIDPDGQIAVLCNGAALTMATMDLISQSGGKLLHYLNIGSETHHSWQPETLCDRLEQGLTMLAKNKQVKTILVNIVAGAVESDRIAEAIGRFLRPPAPTRAVSQELKISRGAPLPKLVVRLLGANLEVAKEYLASTPALIMDDLDSAIAQLIILTRKKDP
- a CDS encoding succinyl-CoA synthetase (ADP-forming) alpha subunit (similar to AA sequence:cyanobase_aa:LBDG_40160); this encodes MNFTPASKVIVQGILEPLGKLYAPLMQEYGTQIVAGISPGQGGQALSGIPVFDMLEQALPKVGAVDTTVIFSPPYAALDAALEAIAVGIRQIVLISQGIPPLDMVHLIRKAEATDTLIVGPNSPGVIVPGQMLLGIHPPNFYRPGSIGLLSRNGTLTYEVAWTLTQAGFGQSIAVSLGGDQITGSTFPQWLQILDEDDQTDVIVLVGEIGGDYEEIAAHYIAEAIDKPVIAYIAGRSAPRNRRMGHAGAIIDSQTANLGPDLGTAESKISAFKRAGIPVAERPSEIPEIVKRILKTPVRKAI